TATCATAGCAGCTGGGCTTTTGAGCTACATCGGAAAGCTTGATTTGTGGGTTTGTATATCTATAGCCGCCATTGCAAATTTCATAGGCGATATGATGCTTTTTTATCTTGGTAGATACAACAAAAGTTCTATTTTGCCGTATTTTAAATCACATAAGAGAAAGCTTGCTTTGGCTCAAATTCTATTTAAAAGATACGGAGATAAGATTATATTTATTAAAAAATACATATATGGTTTAAAAACATTAGTGCCTATAGCTATCGGTATCACGAAATACAGTATAAATAAATTTATTGTTATAAATGCCATTTGTTCTGTGGTTTGGGCTGTTAGTCTTGGCATTCTTAGTTATAAAGCGGGTGACTTTTTACAAAAAATTATGAACTATTTTGGAGACAATACATTTGTAATTCCGGTTATGATGGTTGCTTTGTTGGTTTTGATATGGTTTTATTTTAGCTTGGCGACAAAAAAAGTTAGATAAAGTTATGATGAAAAACAGCCATTTTTATCGTTTTACTAATTATATGTGCCTTAGCTACACAGTTTAGCGTTTGGTGGTTTTTCCAAAAAAATAGCAAGTTTGTACTTTTAAATTTACAAAGCGATGAATATATAAATGTACTTGATAAAAACTTTTCTTCGGGTTTTTTAAATTTGATTCTTTTATGGATTGAGCTTAATAATCTAAAATAGATTTTCAATGCTAATAAATTTATAAAAATAAGACTAAATTTAAATAGCAAGAAAGACGTTTTTTCTGCTTTTAGCAGCGGTTATATCGCTGTTTTTACTTGCCATATAGATTTTGTAAGATCTATTTTTGGCGATGAAAAGTTTATAAATTTAAATACATATTTTAAATTTAATGGTGACTCTGTAG
The sequence above is a segment of the Campylobacter hyointestinalis subsp. lawsonii genome. Coding sequences within it:
- a CDS encoding DedA family protein; amino-acid sequence: MQDMLNSLSTYGYIILFFYSLGGGMVAIIAAGLLSYIGKLDLWVCISIAAIANFIGDMMLFYLGRYNKSSILPYFKSHKRKLALAQILFKRYGDKIIFIKKYIYGLKTLVPIAIGITKYSINKFIVINAICSVVWAVSLGILSYKAGDFLQKIMNYFGDNTFVIPVMMVALLVLIWFYFSLATKKVR